The DNA sequence TCGTTCGACTCGCCCGCGCCGGCCGCTCCCGCACCGCGCACGCCGGCCGCCCGTGGTGCAGCCGGCGACGCGGCGGGTGACGCAACCCGCGAAGCCGCTCCCGATGCCGCCGGCGTACAACCATGGGAGGCAGCCGACGCGGCCGGCACGCGCCTGGCCAGCACCGCCGCCACGATCAAGCGGGATTGGTCGCCGCTCTGGATTGCCCTCGTCTACGCCGTCCTCGGCATCCTGTGGATTGTCTGGTCCGACGCCGCCGTGCTGGCCATCGTGCGCGACCAGGAGGCGCTGACGCGGCTCCAGACGTACAAGGGATGGTTCTACGTCACCGCCAGCGCCGCGCTCCTCTTCTACCTGGTGCGCCGGCGCGTGAACGCGCTCAATGCCGCCATCGCCTCGCAGCAGGCCACGACGCGCGAGCGCGAACGGCTCGTGACGATCCTCGAGGCCACCACCGACCTCGTGTGCGTGATCAATCCCGACAGCTCGCTGCGCTACCTCAACGCCGCGGGACGCCGGCTGCTGGGCATTGGCCCCACCGAAGCGCTGGATCGCTTCCGCTCGTCGCAGTTCCTCGCACCATCTGATGCGGGACAGCGCCCCGACGTGCAGCTGCTCGCCGGGAGCGCCGACGTGCTGGAGCTCGAGCGCGACCTCCTGCGCCTGGACGGGAGCCTGGTGCAGGTGTCGCAGGTGCTTCTCGTGCACCGGGACGCCGGCGGCGGCGTGGAGTTCATCTCGACCATCGCCCGCGACATCACGGAGCAGCGGCGGCAGGAAGGGGCGCTCCGTCAGGCGCAAAAGATGGAGGCGGTCGGCCGCCTGGCCGGCGGCGTCGCGCACGACTTCAACAACCTGCTCACCGTCATCCTCAACTGCGGCGACGCGCTGGCCCGCTCGCTCCCTGCGTCGGACGAGCGGCGCGAAGAGGCCAGCGAGATCGTGCAGGCGGCGCAGCGCGCGGCACGACTCACGCGGCAACTGCTCGCCTTCTCCCGGCAGCAGGTCCTCGAGGCACGGACGGTCGACGTCAACACCGTCGTCCGCAACCTGCTCGTGATGCTGCGGCGGCTGGTGGGCGACAACGTCCAGATCCTCGACCGCCTGGACCCGGCGACACCTCCCATCCTCGTCGACCCTAACCAACTGGAGCAGGTCCTGGTGAACCTGGTGGTCAACGCCCGCGATGCGATGCCGCGCGGCGGGACGATCACCATTCGCACCGCCGATGCGCACGTCGGCGAGAAGCGCGTCGCAGTGCTGGAGGTGAAGGACACGGGCGTCGGGATGGATGAAGCGACGCGCGCCCGGATCTTCGAGCCCTTCTTCACCACGAAGGAGATGGGACACGGCACCGGGTTGGGGCTGGCCACGGTGGCGGGGATCGTGGAGCAGTCGGGGGGCGAGATCGTCGTCGAGAGCGCCCCCGGGCGCGGTTCCATCTTTCGCGTGCGCTTTCCCGCCGTTGCGGCTGACGACGCCGACCCCGACGCCGCGGCGCGCGCCGCCGGCACCCCCGCCAGCAGCGAGGCCGTGTCGAGCGACTGGGACCCGCGCTGCCGCATCGTGGTCGTGGAGGACCAGGACGCGGTGCGACAGGTGACGGCGCGCATGCTGATGGCCGAGGGGTACGACGTGGTGCAGGCCCGCTCGGCCGAGGAGGCGTTGCGCACGATCAACGACGGCCAGGACGTGGCGCTGATCGTCACCGACGTGGAGATGCCGGGCATCGGGGGAGGGGC is a window from the Gemmatimonadaceae bacterium genome containing:
- a CDS encoding response regulator; this translates as MESFDSPAPAAPAPRTPAARGAAGDAAGDATREAAPDAAGVQPWEAADAAGTRLASTAATIKRDWSPLWIALVYAVLGILWIVWSDAAVLAIVRDQEALTRLQTYKGWFYVTASAALLFYLVRRRVNALNAAIASQQATTRERERLVTILEATTDLVCVINPDSSLRYLNAAGRRLLGIGPTEALDRFRSSQFLAPSDAGQRPDVQLLAGSADVLELERDLLRLDGSLVQVSQVLLVHRDAGGGVEFISTIARDITEQRRQEGALRQAQKMEAVGRLAGGVAHDFNNLLTVILNCGDALARSLPASDERREEASEIVQAAQRAARLTRQLLAFSRQQVLEARTVDVNTVVRNLLVMLRRLVGDNVQILDRLDPATPPILVDPNQLEQVLVNLVVNARDAMPRGGTITIRTADAHVGEKRVAVLEVKDTGVGMDEATRARIFEPFFTTKEMGHGTGLGLATVAGIVEQSGGEIVVESAPGRGSIFRVRFPAVAADDADPDAAARAAGTPASSEAVSSDWDPRCRIVVVEDQDAVRQVTARMLMAEGYDVVQARSAEEALRTINDGQDVALIVTDVEMPGIGGGALARLLERGDRRIPVLFMSGYTNDSLLRRGALPANASFVPKPFTQEVLRSAVRSAIRPSIGG